The Salvia splendens isolate huo1 chromosome 20, SspV2, whole genome shotgun sequence nucleotide sequence CGTCACGTTGTGATGCAACCTTCACGCGTCAAATTGGATGATCAGCTCAGAAATGTAACCGAAGAAATAGGTTTACTCGCAGGAGAAGTCACGGAAAAGCGACCTGTTTATAAGCCCGCTTCATCTTCAACTCTAGCAGCTATGGGCAACGATGCGGTCATTGGTTTACACCAAGATATCTCAGCAATACAAAAGCGCCTTTGTGGAGAGCAATGCGGTCTTCAAGTCATCCCCATTGTGGGAATGGGTGGGATCGGTAAGACTACACTTGCTAGAGCTGTTTACGATGATCAATATATCAAGAGTAATTTTGATGTTTGTGCTTGGGTGGTGGTATCGCAAGATTACAGTCCACATAGGTTTTGGAAAGTTCTTTCAGATTCAATTAAATTGTCAGAAAAACAAATGTCTGGAGATGAGATTGATGAATGTAAAATTACATTGAAAGTGTTTCAATATTTGAAGAAAAGGAAGTATCTTGTTGTAATGGATGATGTTTGGGATACGCGTGTTTTGGATGATATAAGGTGTATCTTTCCGGATGACAATAATGGAAGTAGAATCATGTTAACCACAAGACATTTGGAAGTGGCATGTTATCCTGAAACTGCAGGCCCTGTTCATACGATGTCGTTCATGAATGATTCTCAAAGTTGGGATTTGCTCAAGCAAAAGGTGTCCCCAGACAGCATTTGTCCACCTCAATTGGTGAATGTTGGGAAAGAGATTGCACGGAGGTGTGCAGGACTACCTCTTGCTGTTGTCCTCCTTGCAGGCGTCTTGTCTCCAGTCGATAAGATTCAAGCTTCTTGGGAGGAAATTGCTGAAAATGTTAATCCTATTGTTGGCCGGGAACTAGAGGAGATACTATCTTTGAGCTACACCTACTTGCCGCATCATCTAAGGTCTTGTTTTTTGTATGTTGGAAGTTTCCTACAAGATGTGAATATTCGCACTTCAAGACTCGTTAGGTTGTGGATAGCAGAGGGTTTTCTGAATCATCAAAATGGATGCAGTAAAAGCTTGGAAGATGAGGCTGAGGAGTATTTGGAGGAACTTGTAAAGAGAAATCTTGTAATGGTGTCCGGTAGAAAGAGTGATGGAAAAATCAAGAGTTCCAGCCTCCATGATATGGTACGAGACATGTGTATTAAGAAAGCTCGTGATGAGGACTTTCTTCATGTTATGGATGAACGTGATCTTCCACAAGGATTGATGAATGAGAGACGCATCAGTTTTAGTTGTTTTGATGCAGGCGACATTTATGGTCCAACTTTCCGTACCATTTTATGCTTCCAAATCAACAAATTTCCTAGTTGGCTAGCCGAGTtgagaaatttcaaatttctaaGAGTATTGGATGCTTTAGGTGTAGACCTAAAAGCACTTCCTTCCCAAGTATTTGAGCTGTATCATTTAAGATATCTTGCTTTAATGGGATCTTTTAGCATTCCATCAGCTGTGTCTAAACTCGTGAATCTTCAAACGCTAATCATTCATCTAGCATCTGGAAGGCTACGGGAAAAGCGTGATCCTGGTGTGCATCACTCTTTGCCGTTGGAAATTTGGATGTTGCCACAATTAAGGCATCTTTTCTTCCATTCTCCTCATCTGCTACCTAATCCATTTCAAGGATTAAACCTTCTTCTAGAAAATCTCCAAACTCTTTTGCTTGTAGCAGATCTTGTATGGAATGAAGAGGTCCTACAATTAATTCCAAATGTCAAGATATTGGGACTTACTTATACAACCACTCAATCATTTGACCTTCATCATCTCCGGGAATTGCGTCGACTTGAAAAGTTGGAAGTGATTGGGTATGGAGGTTTCTTGTGGAGAAGGGAAAATCCTAGTTTTCCTCGTACATTGAAAAAGTTAACCTTAATAGGTGGGGGATTTCCTTGGAAAGATATGGCCATTGTGGGTTTGTTGCCAAATCTGGAAATCCTCAAACTACGACATAATGCTTGCTATGGTGATACATGGGAAACAAATGATGACTATTTTCCTCTGCTGAAATATTTGCTAATTGATGGATCACATCTCGAGCACTGGATAACTCAGGGCAACCCATTCCCAACACTCAAATGCTTGGTGCTTCGTTTTTGCGGGTCTCTAAGAGAGATTCCAGAAGTTATAGGAGAAATGTCAACACTTGAACTCATTAGAGTTGAATATTGTGCTGCTTCTCTTGTGGAATCAGCCAATAAGATAAAAGAGGATCAAGAGAGTTGTGGAAATGATGTTCTACAAGTTGTTTGTGCCAGTCATGAGGTTAGAGTTTTACCATCTTCAGAATTATccgaatattttgttttttttttagattGAAATATTTTAAATCTTATTTGGTATAACTATATAACCAAATTAATTCAGATAGTGTTTGGGTTGATAGTAAAAAAGATTCTCCAATCTACTTGTATGTGCATAAATGTTTTCCAATTATATGAGAATAAAGGGTTTTTTTGCATTGATTTGTTCTTTATAGTATTGTATTGATTTTATCCAAGTTCTTGTCAATGAACGAACTAGTCCAGATCTTCTGCATTATAGGGTAAATGGTGATTGTCTCGTCACTAAAAGTTCTCTTATTATAGGTTTTTTAGAAAGTGTGTGCGATTTGCATAAGATGATGGTGTTGTGCTGCTTGTTGCAAAGAAAAACAATAAGGCTAGGCTTGTCTGAAGATAAGGATAGAATGTGCATATCATGTACAATTTGTGAAAGGAAAGGGGAAAAAATGACTGTATCGGTTCCCTGGAGTGATCTAGTGTGATGTACAATTTGTGACAGATTTTTGTCATAGGTTTGATGACCACCAATGTGTCTAAGTTGAGATCATATGAATCAGTTATGAATATACCTCccgtttttcaattttcttgAGGAGACTAGTACAAGAACATAACTTGGATCTAGTAGGAACTTCATGTTTGTTGTACTTACTATTGAACTCTGATAAATTTATAAACTTTAGAGTTTATACATTTTGATCTAGTAGCATTCATGTAGGACTATTCGTTAAGTAGCATATTTTGCACCAATAACTCACTCTTGAAGTGTATGTACAGGTGGTGCCTGTTAGTCCTGCTGCgtcaccaagtactcagccaaCAATTGGTGCAACCCCGGTTCATGGGCTAACAGAGTTTTCTCCTTGGCCTGCTACATCTTCTGCTGGCCCCTCAAGGGGAAGTACAATGATAGAAGCATTTCCCAATAGACCCGGCTGGCCAGAATGTCTGTACTATCTAAAGACTGGGGATTGTAAATTTGGAACTACATGTAGGTTTCACCATCCACCAGAGTGGAGTTTGTCAAGGGCCAAACTATACTCGCGGATCTATTAAGGAACAAGGGGGTTTGTGCTAATACTGTATTGAACTAATGCATATGACATTTATTATAGTTGGTCCAGTGGTTGGATCCTTCaattgtagggcacgaaatgaGGGTTCGATTCCCTTCTGCCACCATTTTGGATGcacccatttttattttttatttttctctttgtACATTTTCTTTTCACTCATTTGTAGCATTATTTTTACACACTTTTATAGAtctattttgacatgtttttatttttatttttactattagTTACATTTTTTAGTTCACGTAGCTCTATATGGCTTTGTGTCCTTAAATTTGTGTTTTTTCTtcatataaatttcaaatcatagtatataaatatataaaatctatttttaatataaatataagaaataaatTCTATAAAAAATGTTAGGATGCAtgtcttttttttgtttataaaagtatttgaaatttttcttgaataaattaaaagataacttttaataaaaataacatattctatcttttaataaaaataacatattctttaaaaagtaaaataattttttcaatAATAATTATGCTATACGATAAAGTTTCTTAagcaaaattaaaaacaaagatTTTATAAAGAGAAGAGAATAGATCACTCGGATTTTGAAGTTATGCATTGTTCTTATATTTTATCGTACTCCCGAATCAAAAATCATGGATCCACCACTACCAAACTATGTACTTAACCCATTGGGTCTGCCCTACATCCGGTAAGCATTTGTTTCTCTCTTCTACTTAATTTGTGGACGGCACAGCCTAACTTCCTCTTCATCATTCACCATATCTAAACTATACATGAcagagaatgtggccacattcaaagtcactagaccggccaactcgaaggATGGCGCCCGATCTACATGTTgagtacactagtccgagtagagtttgcggctctactggaacccgaattcgattaactaTACATGGCTAAAGCCATTTCAGATAGGCATtccataaaacaaaacatggcaagacATAACATATATTTTCACACAAAACGTGCTTGAAACATAAGCCATATTTAAACAGAACGCCCACGCAAAAATGTAGGATAGAAATgtccacctcgttcgtttaaaatCCTTAACTTGCGTTTCTCGCTCAAATCTTAACTCGTTGAGATAGCCTTTTTTTCGCGACCTCCGTCCGTACGTAACCCCTTCAacatttattttctctctatcATGAAATTCAACATCAGAGAGCTCAAACTCTCCCCTTTATCTTGTGTATTCAACCCCGTCAGCTTCCAATTGCCGGCGCCCTGTTGCTGACATATCAGCGGCCTCCTAGCCATCTATTTTGCGGCGCCGTCGTCGATTACACACCTTGGGCGACTTATCTGTCCTCGGACAGCGCCGCTGCTCCTGTGCTGCATCGAGACCAGCCCCTAACCGCCGCCGTGACGCCGTCGTTCAGCGCTATTACCTTCCCCGGTCAACCGAGCAGTTTTGCTGCTCCGGGACCTCGCTGGGAGCTTCCTGCAGCTGCTCTCGCCTCGGTCAAGCCACCGCGCAAGCAGCGCTGCCTCACTCATGGCTGTTGCGGATTGCATAAATGAGCGTGTAAATGTGGGTAATGACTAATTGAGATTTAATCTGCAATTAATCTGTGATTCATTGCAGGTTTAGATTTAATTCTGCAGAAGCAATGGATAGAGTATATGAGCAGATTTGTGAAGAAGGACAATCTGCGTGAGGAGGAGTGGGGCAGAGAGAAATTCAATTGCAATTCCAATTTTAATTCCAATTCCAAATGAAATCTGAGAAATTCAATTTCTATTGGTTTTCTATGGAGCGGAGATCGTAATCGCTTCTTCTCCAACCAAAACAAAATGCCCTGCTTGTATTGTAAGAGTAAAACGCGAAAAAATTGAGTAATGGAGGAGTGGGAAAGAAAGATGGGTCGGTTGGAGAGACAGAGATCGTCGTCtaattcacaaaacaaatcgCATATTCCAAGTCTGATtagtttaaaatatattaaaatgacGAAAATATCCCTGACAAGCAATATCTACAccctccgtccagcaatagGAGTCCCAATTCTcctgggcacgggttttaagaaagttgttgtagtgtgtaataaatggtgTGTGATAGTTGAATTTGGGATCCGCTCCCGCCTCCTCGACTCCCGTCGGTCTCCCTCGTGGCCGCATCCAAATAGGCCTGCATGCTCATGAGCAATGTCTggagcaaactcttctccacggggtccaccgccgtccgccattcggccatcgtcttgaccatctgagcgcgagtttgttgacgcgcgaagaatttgagatccgctgtggattgaccaaggggggatgccgactggacctcctgtgaaccctcggcgacccccctcgcctcccgttgagcccgcctgtgcccaaccgggcgagtacggcgagcaaacgaacgaggggtcgggacctcctgggccgtctcagggaggtcgtgggaaccaccgctactgccgctgaaatcaccggaatAGTTCAGCCGTTGCTTCTTAGGCCAGCCAGAGTCgtcacctactcggaacttctcggagtcgttcagcacaaaatagcagttccagtaggtgaagtccttgtacacccccttcaggggaaagactttctccgctatcctcctgcagtcgtcctccgtttggtcactgctcatcatgcggagggcgttggtgtacaagcctgAAAATCGgaagaccgcagccctgattcggtcccaccccttccggcaatcctacccggtgcgtggcctcccctttgggcaaaacctctggtaggctgctgcaatcttgccccacaagttgacgatcctctggttgttcgaaacgagaggatcgtcgcaaacgctcacccacgccttggacagcgcgacgttctccgcgtccgtccacctcctccgtaccgagctgtcgtcctcacccggctgcgaggactcgccgacccttttccccttgcctttcttctttggggcgccccaACCCCGCCCTGCGCCCCCCAGTTGAACGGGAGCATCGAAAAGATCTAACCCCaagtcatcgaaggagaaagtgtcaaactAGGGCGGAGGCTGCACCTCCGTtggcgtcgatgtgtgcgacgaaccagtcaaaaaatcaaaactggggcgatagacgtcccccggcgtcccctgtgtcGCCGGCGTCCCTTgcatcgccggtacccccccgggcatcatctgcatcccgggtgcccaccccggcatcatctggacactgggtgcccaccccgacatcgccggaaacgcccccagcggactcccccccgctggcatcccgggcatcatctcctgccacgggtacatgttgtagtatggggCATCTaactccatccacctcccacggggatcgggggagtttgagacccgctacTCTCgaaagtaggctcgttgttgagatccatttaccgttgttgatcttgtacagaaatttagatagagagagtactcgttaatacaagtggtgcgaatgaaaatgacgtgcaagtcgcgtatatatagtgtttcggaaaaataaaattaaatattcccgctaggcgatccggacgctgcaatagcgcctagcgccacggaaccgccgagcacTAGGCGGGTTTTTTTTCGCGAAAATTGCTGGCGGttgcaatagaccgcctagcgccgacgctaggctaggcggtgcgctaggcgctatagGATCGATTTTTATTCTCCTATCTTCAATCAAAATcatagttattttttttaattttatttttatttagttttccgTCTAGAATTGCCGATTGTATCAACTGCAAAAATccttatcaagtgaaaaagataaagaaagtcgcagagaaacTGTGTTCTGTCGACATTCAGAAATTTTAGacgaaaaactaaataaaaataaaagacaaaTAATTTTGATTTCATCAATTGAATAGAATAACAAtaggtcctatttataatgctaaagagaacttaaggaacaagaaaatataaagatatggtaaatcagtATTAATCCAAATagaagatatggtaaatcattAGTAGactaaataatagagatataataataataataataataataataataataataataataataataataatagtaataataatactaataataataataataataataataataataataataataataataccgTATCAATATGCTTTTAGTATACAggtgtttgtttttattaaaatttatatcatTAAAGTGTTGCATCAGTTTTTTAAACAACACGAAATAATAggcaaattaaaattatatatcaTTAAAGTGTTGCGTCAGTTTTTAAAACAACACGGAATAATAGGCAATAGTTGCATCTATGATCAACCCATCGTGCCAATCTTTAACATTTCTAGTCAGTTTATGGGGTTGTAGCTTATCAGgttaaaattttattagactGGAAATTTTTAAGTTTAACCCTTTAAACTAGGACAACAATTTTAGGCTATATTAATATTCTTAAGTGTATCATTGTGATCGATTTGTTTGAGGTCACGAGTTTATAGTGAGTCAGTAAAAGAAATCCTAAATAcagtttttgtttttataattatggcatgtgtttttttaatataactaGCAAAAGATATGTGCGTCTCACTGATGTTTATAATTGTAAATAGTTTTATACTAAGTAGCTCTACCTTATTTTCGTAAATTTATTACGAAGTTTTAATATTATCCATATCAgtgaaaatttattaattttctattttggagcACATtagtctaattttatttatagtattttttttaataatgcaTTGGATGTAACATcactttaatcatttttttatctcttatttattaattttgtattaaatttaTATCATTATAACTAAGACAATTTTTTGTTGGATGGAGGCAGTGGCGGAGCCAGAGATTTCATAATGGGGGTCcaaaattaaacttcaaaaaaaattacataaattaaattataaggttcaaaatgtaaaagtcaaatgcaatcacatcataacatttgtcttctattcttcatcttctgaaacTGCTGTATAATAGTTTCATTGGTAACTTTAACAAACACATCCTTTTCGATGTAAGGAACTAAGCAATCATTCAATAGTTGGTCTCCCATGCTATTACGTAGAGAAGTCTTGATGATCTTCATTGCTGAAAAGGCTCTTTCTACTGATGCAGTGGCAACTGGTAAGATCAATGACAACTTAACTAATGAATAAACCATTGGAAAAACTTCATGTTTCCTTGTAGAAACCATCTTTTGAGCAAGACCATTGATTCCTGATATTTGTGAAAACTTTTCATCTATGCGCACATCGAAAATAAAGTTCTCAAGTTGACTTTTAAGCTCGGACAAAGCAACTTCAGAAAATTCAGAAGGATAATACCGTGCAAGACGAAGCAGCTTCTCCAaatcaaatgcagaaaataaatcTCTAGGATCAAAACATGACATGCATAAAACTAAGTCTGTGTTGACTTCATCAAAACGTTGATTCAACTCTTGAGCTTGCAAGTCAATAACAGAACAAAAGAGCTCAACTCAATAATAGTGgagattcttcattttctcagcTCTACGTCTTCCTTTTTTTCGAGCTACAAACTCATCTTCCATGTCAAGCACATCCAGTTCATATTTGCTACAAAACttagaaatatcaaatattcATCAAACCAATGTGAGACAaatttacgttttcgatttccaTCTACTGTAGAACGAAAATCATGATTACGTGGTTGACACGGACCTTTAAGTAAGTAAGCTCTGCGAACTTGTTCTATTAAATTTGGTGGATAACTCATTATATCAGGTCGTTCTCCTGGATCACTTGGaagattctctaaatcaaccttacttttatcttcattcgataattcttgaggttgaagaagtgaaggttcaactgatgaagaatcaACGGAAGAAAGTTTCTTGAAATAACGATCCATATACCTACAAAAATAGTCAACACTGattaagttcaaaatatttgatattttctgtatgcaaaactattaacacacacatcaaataaagaattggagttataaaattccaactacagaaccaccgtagccattgaattacataagttatcttctttctccccctttgaattattattgcagccaaacaaaaaaacaacctatgtagaaaaattaattgaattatatttgagttttgaatatacctagttctagtttaccagatttcagacttggaacgatagaatgaatacgctaaattcagacttggattggaacggcagaatgaatacgctaaatgaagaggcacgattcatatatattttgctgAAACATATCTCTAAtagtatatttattataaattataattattgtaaaattactaaaatacccctaagTTTTTTAAGAATTAGTGGGGGGACCATGGGCCCCCTGACCCCACCCTCCCTCCGCccctggatggaggagaggtaGTATTGACTATCCTATTAATGCAAATGCAAAAGGTGCATGTTTATAGGGGTTGGATCCCTTGCTGTGGAGGAATCACGTCAGGGATGCTGCCCCTCACattctaattttatattaataaaatataataaaaaaaatttaaataaaaaaatggaatgTGAGGGGCAGCATCCcctccacagcaggggatccaaccCCATGTTTATATCGTATTAATCCAAATGAAGAACACTATTAGAAAAAGCAAATTGACCCTACCAATTAATACACATACATAGATAAAGTCAACCTTATTGAAAATAATCGTAAGGCGACGTTCTTTTTTGTTATAAGTTTATCATACTCCatagaaaagagagaaaatttATCACATTAAAAATGACAACAATTCTTTAATACTGTCACATCCATGGGACCATtcacaaatagaaagaaaatgagGAAAAATCATTTTGATTCGAAAAAATTATCAACTATTTCAAACATGACAATTTTTCACCAAATAAAACAGCCCTAATTTATTATCTTTTCCATATTAGCTAGTATCATGACTTAAGCTTGAGCACTCCTACACTAGACATGAATTTGAATTACTATATGTCTATATTCATGTATTTAATTCACTATCAAATTAGTATGTTTAATCTTTTGTGTTATTGGCTTGTACTACTAATTGACAATGCTATATTTATACATCGTGTTtaactattaatttattcacACAAAAGTCCACCTCTACTCATTCCCAATTCATGCCTTTGACAAATTGTGACAACTCCATTCGACCAAAACAGACAATAAGAGTTATAAATTGTGTGTGAAACTATTTGACTAGGAATAGTTGTAAGCTGAAAAGTCAATCACACACCTTGGCCCAACCCTTATAAATAGGTTACTAAATCTTCATCTAGAAAATTAAGCCCAACATTTATTGTTTGTTTAGATGCTCAAACACTAGTAAATTAATTAGCAACTCGAGCAAAAATCACCAATGAAAAAGGGAAAGGGGAAAACTCGAG carries:
- the LOC121782927 gene encoding putative late blight resistance protein homolog R1A-10 is translated as MAAYAALLSLARSTHPNNESLFSTEAKEIVGSIHIYVNSLIHFFQQFPHKVNRWETRIRDVAYKIEDILETFLWQRIQSRHVVMQPSRVKLDDQLRNVTEEIGLLAGEVTEKRPVYKPASSSTLAAMGNDAVIGLHQDISAIQKRLCGEQCGLQVIPIVGMGGIGKTTLARAVYDDQYIKSNFDVCAWVVVSQDYSPHRFWKVLSDSIKLSEKQMSGDEIDECKITLKVFQYLKKRKYLVVMDDVWDTRVLDDIRCIFPDDNNGSRIMLTTRHLEVACYPETAGPVHTMSFMNDSQSWDLLKQKVSPDSICPPQLVNVGKEIARRCAGLPLAVVLLAGVLSPVDKIQASWEEIAENVNPIVGRELEEILSLSYTYLPHHLRSCFLYVGSFLQDVNIRTSRLVRLWIAEGFLNHQNGCSKSLEDEAEEYLEELVKRNLVMVSGRKSDGKIKSSSLHDMVRDMCIKKARDEDFLHVMDERDLPQGLMNERRISFSCFDAGDIYGPTFRTILCFQINKFPSWLAELRNFKFLRVLDALGVDLKALPSQVFELYHLRYLALMGSFSIPSAVSKLVNLQTLIIHLASGRLREKRDPGVHHSLPLEIWMLPQLRHLFFHSPHLLPNPFQGLNLLLENLQTLLLVADLVWNEEVLQLIPNVKILGLTYTTTQSFDLHHLRELRRLEKLEVIGYGGFLWRRENPSFPRTLKKLTLIGGGFPWKDMAIVGLLPNLEILKLRHNACYGDTWETNDDYFPLLKYLLIDGSHLEHWITQGNPFPTLKCLVLRFCGSLREIPEVIGEMSTLELIRVEYCAASLVESANKIKEDQESCGNDVLQVVCASHEVVPVSPAASPSTQPTIGATPVHGLTEFSPWPATSSAGPSRGSTMIEAFPNRPGWPECLYYLKTGDCKFGTTCRFHHPPEWSLSRAKLYSRIY